A portion of the Campylobacter concisus ATCC 51562 genome contains these proteins:
- the uvrA gene encoding excinuclease ABC subunit UvrA, with protein sequence MNDIIEITGAREHNLKNINLKIPKNKLVVFTGLSGSGKSTLAFDTLYAEGQRRYMESLSSYARQFLDRVGKPDVDKIEGLTPAIAIDQKTTSKNPRSTVGTITEIYDYLRLLYARVGVQHCHKCGKPISKMSASDIINEISKLPLGAKVIIYAPLVREKKGTWADLIENLRQKGFVRAQIDGVVVRLDEEIELAKTKKHTIKVIVDRIAIDEQNHERLASDVEKALNESFGEVEIEIANADELGLKESFIHYSEHMACFDCKISFTPLEPLSFSFNSPKGACEHCDGLGIRYSLDMSKIIDEEKSIENGAIKLLYGYNMSYYYKFLLAFCEQNGIDIKKPYYELSEDEKRLVLYGNVKDVEFFWKRNKLLRKFDGVVKISHGLLKDYKDFDEYMSEKICDACKGHRLKPQSLAVKVAGLGLGEILDMSIENCTAFFSNEKNFAYLSDYDKAIAKPILKEINERLFFLYDVGLGYLSLGRDARTISGGEAQRIRIASQIGSGLSGVMYVLDEPSIGLHERDTLKLIKTLRNLQAKGNSVIVVEHDKKTIEEADFIVDIGPGAGKFGGNVVFAGSSKELLRSDTQTALYINGKKKIDYQKNRKAEKWLEISNVNINNISNLTAKFPLRNLVGITGVSGSGKSSLILQTLLPEAQEQLNRAKKVKKIAGVNLSGLENLDKVIYLDQSPIGRTPRSNPATYTGVMDEIRNLFAQTKEAKLRGYKIGRFSFNVKGGRCEKCQGEGEITIEMHFLPDINVVCDVCNGARYNAQTLEILYKGKNIAEVLNMSIDEAVEFFKAVPKIASKLTTLQDVGLGYITLGQNAVTLSGGEAQRVKLAKELSRSDTGNTLYILDEPTTGLHFADVDRLVKVLNHLVDLGNSVFVIEHNMDVIKNCDYIVDMGPEGGAKGGKVIACGSVKEVAKNYKKTGSYTGEFLAQELEEMKKK encoded by the coding sequence ATGAACGATATTATTGAAATAACTGGCGCAAGAGAACATAACTTAAAAAATATAAATCTTAAAATTCCAAAAAATAAATTAGTAGTTTTTACCGGTCTTAGCGGAAGCGGCAAGAGCACGCTAGCCTTTGATACGCTTTATGCTGAGGGACAAAGAAGATACATGGAGAGCCTTAGTAGCTACGCTAGGCAGTTTCTAGACCGTGTAGGTAAGCCGGATGTCGATAAGATCGAGGGTTTAACGCCTGCTATCGCGATCGATCAAAAGACCACCTCTAAAAACCCTCGCTCAACGGTCGGTACGATTACAGAAATTTATGATTATCTAAGGCTTTTGTACGCAAGAGTCGGCGTTCAGCACTGCCATAAATGCGGCAAACCTATCTCAAAAATGAGTGCGAGCGACATCATAAATGAAATTTCAAAGCTCCCACTTGGCGCAAAAGTGATCATCTATGCGCCGCTAGTTCGTGAGAAAAAGGGCACATGGGCGGATTTGATCGAAAATTTACGCCAAAAAGGCTTTGTAAGGGCACAGATAGATGGCGTAGTGGTGAGGCTTGACGAGGAGATCGAGCTTGCAAAAACAAAAAAACACACGATAAAGGTTATCGTTGATAGGATCGCTATTGATGAGCAAAATCACGAGCGCCTTGCAAGCGACGTAGAAAAGGCACTAAATGAGAGCTTTGGAGAGGTCGAGATAGAGATCGCAAATGCCGATGAACTGGGCTTAAAAGAGAGCTTTATACATTACAGCGAGCACATGGCTTGTTTTGATTGTAAAATTTCATTTACTCCGCTTGAGCCGCTTAGCTTTAGCTTTAACTCGCCAAAGGGTGCTTGCGAGCACTGCGATGGACTTGGCATAAGATATAGCCTAGATATGAGTAAGATCATCGATGAGGAAAAGTCGATAGAAAACGGCGCGATCAAGCTACTTTATGGCTATAACATGAGCTATTACTATAAATTTTTACTTGCTTTTTGCGAGCAAAATGGCATCGATATCAAAAAGCCATATTACGAGCTTAGTGAAGATGAAAAGAGGCTCGTTTTATATGGTAACGTCAAGGATGTTGAGTTCTTTTGGAAGCGAAACAAACTGCTTAGAAAATTTGATGGAGTGGTTAAAATTTCACATGGGCTTTTGAAGGACTACAAGGACTTTGACGAGTATATGAGTGAGAAAATTTGTGACGCTTGTAAAGGCCACAGACTAAAACCTCAAAGCTTAGCGGTCAAGGTCGCTGGCCTTGGGCTTGGTGAAATTTTAGATATGAGCATAGAAAACTGCACCGCTTTTTTCTCGAATGAGAAAAATTTCGCCTATCTTAGCGACTATGATAAGGCGATCGCAAAGCCTATCTTAAAAGAGATCAACGAGAGGCTTTTCTTTTTGTATGACGTGGGGCTTGGCTATTTGTCACTTGGACGTGATGCTAGGACGATCAGCGGTGGTGAGGCGCAGCGTATCAGGATCGCGAGTCAGATAGGAAGCGGGCTAAGTGGCGTCATGTACGTGCTTGATGAGCCAAGCATCGGTCTACACGAGCGTGATACGCTAAAACTCATAAAAACACTTAGAAATTTACAAGCTAAAGGCAACTCTGTAATCGTTGTCGAGCATGATAAAAAAACGATAGAAGAGGCTGATTTTATCGTAGATATCGGCCCTGGAGCTGGTAAATTTGGCGGTAACGTTGTTTTTGCTGGTAGCTCAAAAGAGCTTTTAAGATCAGACACTCAGACCGCCCTATATATAAATGGTAAGAAAAAGATCGACTATCAAAAAAATAGAAAAGCTGAGAAGTGGCTCGAAATTTCAAATGTAAATATCAATAATATCTCAAATTTAACCGCGAAATTTCCACTTAGAAATTTAGTTGGTATCACTGGCGTTTCAGGATCTGGCAAGAGCTCGCTAATACTTCAGACCTTGCTTCCAGAGGCGCAGGAACAGCTAAATAGAGCTAAAAAAGTGAAAAAGATAGCTGGGGTAAATTTAAGTGGACTTGAAAATTTAGACAAGGTGATCTACCTCGATCAAAGCCCTATAGGCCGCACTCCACGCTCAAATCCGGCAACATATACTGGTGTGATGGATGAGATCAGAAATTTGTTTGCGCAGACTAAAGAGGCCAAGCTTAGAGGCTATAAAATAGGGCGCTTTAGCTTTAATGTCAAAGGTGGACGCTGCGAGAAGTGCCAAGGCGAGGGTGAGATCACGATTGAGATGCACTTTTTGCCTGATATTAACGTAGTTTGTGACGTTTGTAATGGCGCTAGATACAATGCTCAAACCTTAGAAATTTTATACAAGGGCAAAAACATTGCCGAGGTGCTAAATATGAGCATTGATGAGGCGGTTGAGTTTTTCAAGGCTGTGCCAAAGATCGCTTCAAAGCTCACCACGCTGCAAGACGTAGGGCTTGGCTACATCACACTTGGGCAAAATGCAGTCACACTTAGTGGCGGCGAGGCGCAGCGCGTGAAGCTAGCAAAAGAGCTTAGTAGAAGTGATACCGGAAATACGCTTTACATCCTTGATGAACCAACGACGGGGCTTCATTTTGCCGATGTTGATAGGCTAGTAAAGGTGCTAAATCACTTAGTTGATCTTGGAAATTCAGTCTTTGTGATCGAACATAATATGGATGTTATCAAAAACTGCGACTATATCGTCGATATGGGGCCAGAAGGCGGTGCAAAGGGCGGTAAAGTGATAGCGTGCGGCAGTGTAAAAGAAGTAGCTAAAAATTATAAAAAAACTGGTAGCTACACTGGAGAATTTCTAGCACAAGAGCTTGAGGAAATGAAGAAAAAGTAG
- a CDS encoding NADH-quinone oxidoreductase subunit I — MSVKITDICISCGSCIDECPVSAIVDDSDNPTGADTYYVYSNKCVECVGYNDEPACASACPTDGCIVWDAVVAGQPSRDQIGADARNGSIPVIQ, encoded by the coding sequence ATGTCTGTAAAAATAACTGATATATGTATAAGCTGTGGTTCATGTATTGATGAATGCCCAGTTTCAGCTATCGTTGATGATAGCGACAACCCAACTGGAGCAGATACATACTATGTTTATTCAAATAAATGCGTTGAGTGCGTAGGTTATAATGATGAGCCAGCCTGTGCATCTGCCTGTCCAACTGACGGTTGTATCGTATGGGATGCTGTTGTAGCAGGACAACCTTCTCGCGATCAGATCGGTGCTGATGCACGCAATGGCTCTATTCCAGTTATTCAATAA
- the ndk gene encoding nucleoside-diphosphate kinase, translating to MQRTLSIIKPDAVKKNVVGKIIDRFESNGLRIAAAKKIQLSKCDAKAFYAVHKDRPFFNDLVEFMISGPVVVMVLEGENAVAKNRELMGATNPKEAAPGTIRADFADSIDANAVHGSDSLENAVNEINFFFASREIC from the coding sequence ATGCAAAGAACACTTTCTATTATTAAGCCTGATGCTGTTAAGAAAAATGTTGTTGGAAAAATTATAGATAGATTTGAAAGTAACGGCTTAAGAATCGCAGCTGCAAAGAAAATCCAACTTAGCAAATGCGATGCAAAAGCATTTTATGCAGTTCATAAAGATAGACCTTTCTTCAACGATCTAGTCGAATTTATGATAAGCGGGCCAGTTGTGGTTATGGTTTTAGAGGGCGAAAATGCAGTTGCTAAAAACCGCGAGCTAATGGGTGCAACTAACCCAAAAGAAGCAGCTCCTGGCACTATAAGAGCTGATTTTGCCGATAGTATTGATGCAAATGCGGTTCACGGAAGCGATAGCCTAGAAAATGCTGTGAATGAAATAAATTTCTTCTTTGCTTCAAGAGAAATTTGCTAA
- the rpmF gene encoding 50S ribosomal protein L32 produces MAVPKRRVSHSRAAKRRTHYKVTLPVPVKDKDGSWKMPHRINKTTGEY; encoded by the coding sequence ATGGCAGTACCAAAGCGAAGAGTGAGTCATTCTCGTGCAGCAAAACGTAGAACACATTATAAAGTTACACTTCCAGTACCTGTAAAAGACAAAGATGGTTCTTGGAAAATGCCTCACCGCATAAACAAAACTACAGGTGAATATTAA
- the plsX gene encoding phosphate acyltransferase PlsX has protein sequence MIRIAIDAMGGDFGADPIISGVIDALKETEFKAVLVGDSNVIKPLIPQSYLKNIEFLEASEVISMADGATDALKRRDSTIYKAIELLKNKEVDAVVSAGHSGATMSLATLRIGRLKNISRPAIATLMPNSKESATLVLDVGANVDCRSEHLFQFAIMGEAYAKEILGRKEPKVGLLSNGEEESKGNEVSKEAFKLVSRLDSFVGNAEGNQIFDGSIDVMVCDGFMGNILLKTSEGVADAIGKIIKKQIKKSPLAIAGSVLMRKVFKTLKKQVSYDEYGGAPLLGVNGCVIISHGKSNSKAIKNAIFQAIKFANSNINKVIEEELSHFAR, from the coding sequence ATGATTCGCATTGCTATCGATGCTATGGGTGGTGATTTTGGTGCAGATCCTATAATATCTGGTGTTATTGATGCACTAAAAGAGACAGAATTTAAAGCTGTATTAGTTGGCGATAGCAATGTCATCAAACCACTCATTCCACAATCTTATTTAAAAAATATCGAATTTTTAGAAGCTAGCGAAGTTATCTCGATGGCAGATGGTGCGACTGATGCACTTAAGAGAAGAGATAGTACGATCTACAAAGCAATTGAACTCTTAAAAAATAAGGAAGTTGATGCTGTAGTTTCTGCCGGTCATAGTGGTGCAACTATGAGTTTAGCTACCCTAAGAATTGGTAGACTAAAAAATATTTCTCGTCCAGCAATTGCAACACTTATGCCAAATTCAAAAGAATCTGCGACTTTAGTTTTAGATGTTGGTGCAAATGTTGATTGTAGAAGCGAGCATTTGTTTCAATTTGCCATAATGGGTGAGGCCTATGCAAAAGAAATTTTAGGTAGAAAAGAGCCAAAAGTTGGTCTTTTATCAAATGGCGAAGAAGAGAGCAAAGGCAATGAAGTTAGCAAAGAAGCCTTTAAATTAGTTTCTAGGCTTGATAGCTTTGTTGGTAATGCAGAAGGCAACCAAATTTTTGATGGTAGTATTGATGTAATGGTTTGTGATGGTTTTATGGGAAATATTCTTTTAAAAACTAGCGAAGGCGTTGCAGACGCTATAGGTAAAATTATCAAAAAACAAATTAAAAAATCACCTCTTGCTATAGCTGGCTCTGTACTCATGAGAAAAGTTTTTAAGACACTTAAAAAGCAGGTTAGCTATGACGAATATGGCGGTGCACCGCTTCTTGGTGTAAATGGTTGTGTTATCATAAGTCACGGCAAAAGCAATTCAAAAGCTATAAAGAATGCAATTTTTCAAGCAATAAAATTTGCTAATTCAAATATAAATAAAGTTATCGAAGAAGAACTTTCGCACTTTGCAAGGTAA